The DNA region TAAGTGGGAAGCAATATATTATTTTGCAAGGCAAAGCTTTATTGTATCTTTCTTTGTCGCTGCAGGTAATGCAACGGATTATTTTCAAGAAATTGGTGGTTTGCTCTTTGTATATAACCTGGCAAAATCAAGCAAGTACAGTATGGtaaaggaagctgctttattcaCATTAGGAGGTTTAGCGGAGAGTAACGGTAACACACACGTTTATTCTTCTcatatttttgtcatatttttaaatcattgtgTTCCTctttgtccatttctgccaaatatGTGGTTTTGTATGTAATTAAATCTGTTTAACAACTTGCAAAATTTATGTTACATCTCATTATGTAAGGATGCTCACCGACTAGAGGAATATTCATAGATGAGTCATTACCACTAGCTTTTAATACTTCTTAACTGGTTATAACTATATGAGAAAAGCAAGAGAAGAGTAAGAGTCCTCAACAGATATTATCAAGATAATTTATTGTGAGAAAAATGAGGTTCAAACCAAATAATAATGGTGAACCCAATGGCCGGCCTTGGGTTCGTACATTACTATCACAGAAGGATCTTATAATGAGCCGTATTGTGCTTTTATCCTTTTTACTATGATGCaatgtgttttaaactttttaaaaatgt from Sceloporus undulatus isolate JIND9_A2432 ecotype Alabama unplaced genomic scaffold, SceUnd_v1.1 scaffold_22264, whole genome shotgun sequence includes:
- the LOC121918666 gene encoding telomere repeats-binding bouquet formation protein 1-like; amino-acid sequence: MENETQQKIDCEMKTDLNLLLECLKYQMDHPVSQKEALVTIYSACQHNSNATDYFQEIGGLLFVYNLAKSSKYSMVKEAALFTLGGLAESNGNTHVYSSHIFVIFLNHCVPLCPFLPNMWFCM